One genomic window of Marinobacter sp. SS13-12 includes the following:
- a CDS encoding alpha/beta hydrolase — translation MMASDNPEIGLKISAGGIETNYHDMGEDSGTPLLLLHGSGPGVTAWANWRFNLPVLSETRRVVAPDMVGFGYTERPPGVDYNLDTWVKHGIDFLDALGIEKADVVGNSYGGALALAMAIRHPDRIRRLVLMGAAGVDFELTPGLDAVWGYTPSVENMRELIRTFAFNQEMMSDELAELRYRASVRPGFQEAFASMFPAPRQRWVDALASSEKDIRAMDKETLIIHGRDDVIVPPVTSRKLFEYIEYAQLHLFGRCGHWTQIEHADRFNKLVTDFLNES, via the coding sequence ATGATGGCCTCAGATAACCCGGAAATCGGCCTGAAAATCAGTGCCGGCGGCATCGAAACCAACTATCACGATATGGGTGAGGATAGCGGTACCCCTTTGTTGTTGCTTCATGGCTCGGGGCCGGGCGTCACGGCCTGGGCGAATTGGCGATTCAATCTGCCGGTATTGTCCGAGACTCGCAGGGTTGTTGCCCCGGACATGGTGGGTTTCGGATATACCGAAAGGCCGCCCGGCGTGGATTACAACCTGGATACATGGGTAAAGCATGGAATTGACTTCCTGGATGCTTTGGGTATCGAAAAGGCAGACGTTGTAGGCAACTCCTATGGCGGTGCTCTGGCTCTTGCCATGGCAATTCGCCATCCGGACAGGATCAGACGGCTTGTATTGATGGGAGCTGCCGGTGTCGATTTCGAACTGACGCCAGGACTTGATGCGGTATGGGGCTATACGCCCTCGGTAGAAAATATGCGGGAACTCATCAGGACCTTTGCCTTTAACCAGGAAATGATGAGCGACGAACTGGCAGAACTGCGATATCGCGCGAGTGTTCGTCCCGGATTTCAGGAGGCTTTCGCCTCAATGTTTCCCGCACCTCGACAACGTTGGGTGGATGCGCTGGCAAGTTCTGAGAAAGACATCCGGGCGATGGACAAGGAGACCCTGATTATCCATGGACGGGATGACGTGATTGTTCCGCCGGTAACGTCCCGCAAACTATTTGAATACATCGAGTATGCACAGCTGCACCTGTTTGGTCGCTGTGGTCACTGGACGCAGATTGAGCATGCTGATCGTTTTAACAAACTGGTAACGGATTTTTTGAATGAATCCTGA
- a CDS encoding aromatic-ring-hydroxylating dioxygenase subunit beta: MAKQIVNAAPEAINKGVVSVEQQLRVERFLNYEAALMDEHEYDRWMELWTGDDITYWVPCNSDDQDPNTGVAIIYDDRPRLLERMMRLKDKAAHAYRPRARLIRNVSGVVPLSVRGEELEVVSSFSLGEIRTGTENIWFGKCHYLLVDTSEGFRIRWKKVMLLNNDEAMPNLTFLV, translated from the coding sequence ATGGCTAAACAAATAGTAAATGCCGCTCCTGAGGCCATAAACAAAGGCGTCGTCAGTGTGGAGCAGCAGCTTCGAGTGGAACGTTTTCTGAATTACGAAGCGGCACTGATGGATGAGCACGAATACGACCGCTGGATGGAGTTGTGGACTGGCGACGATATCACCTACTGGGTCCCCTGTAACAGTGATGATCAGGACCCCAATACCGGCGTTGCAATTATCTATGACGACCGTCCGCGCCTTCTTGAGCGCATGATGCGACTCAAAGACAAGGCTGCACACGCCTATCGTCCGAGAGCGCGTCTTATCCGGAACGTATCTGGTGTTGTGCCGCTCTCTGTGAGGGGGGAAGAACTAGAGGTCGTGTCCAGCTTTAGCCTCGGCGAGATTCGTACCGGGACTGAAAATATCTGGTTTGGCAAGTGTCATTATTTGCTGGTGGATACATCGGAAGGTTTTCGCATCCGCTGGAAGAAAGTAATGCTGCTGAATAATGACGAGGCAATGCCGAACCTGACGTTTCTGGTTTGA
- a CDS encoding 2-hydroxymuconate tautomerase family protein, which translates to MPMLQVSILEGRTPEQKEELIARLTATITGTLSVKPESVRVLIQEMPKTNWGIAGQSVAKRDGGK; encoded by the coding sequence ATGCCAATGCTACAGGTTTCAATTCTGGAAGGCCGCACACCGGAGCAGAAAGAAGAGCTGATCGCGCGTCTGACCGCGACGATAACAGGAACGCTTTCCGTGAAGCCCGAGTCCGTCCGGGTTCTGATTCAGGAAATGCCAAAAACCAACTGGGGCATTGCCGGTCAGTCAGTCGCCAAGCGTGATGGGGGTAAATGA
- the dmpH gene encoding 2-oxo-3-hexenedioate decarboxylase yields the protein MSLSKEQIAALAEHLENAELNASAVKKITDDYPDMDFRDAYNVQYEIRRRKEARGTRIIGMKMGLTSRAKMEQMGVDTPIYGFLADYFERAESGEISVKDLIHPKVEAEIAFVTKSPLGGPGCNAAQVIAATDFIMPAVEVIDSRYENFRFDLVSVIADNASSSRFFTGGQVLAPMSTDMRTIGVVLEKNGQVMEVGASAAVLGNPATAIAMLANQLAERDEKIPAGSIILSGAITAAIPVEAGDNVTLRAHGMGSVSMRFV from the coding sequence ATGAGCTTGAGTAAAGAACAGATCGCGGCATTGGCTGAACACCTTGAGAACGCTGAGCTCAATGCGTCTGCCGTCAAGAAGATCACCGACGACTACCCGGACATGGACTTCAGGGATGCTTACAACGTCCAGTATGAGATCCGCCGCCGGAAAGAGGCGCGAGGCACCCGAATCATCGGCATGAAAATGGGGCTGACTTCCCGGGCCAAGATGGAACAAATGGGTGTTGATACACCGATCTATGGTTTTCTGGCTGATTACTTTGAACGGGCGGAATCCGGTGAGATTTCTGTCAAGGACCTCATCCATCCGAAGGTGGAAGCCGAGATCGCATTTGTTACAAAAAGTCCGCTCGGTGGCCCCGGATGTAATGCCGCTCAGGTCATCGCCGCCACCGACTTTATTATGCCGGCAGTGGAAGTGATTGACTCTCGCTACGAAAATTTCCGTTTCGATTTGGTCAGTGTTATTGCCGACAACGCTTCGTCTTCCCGTTTCTTTACCGGGGGGCAAGTGCTCGCTCCAATGAGTACTGACATGCGCACGATCGGCGTTGTCCTGGAAAAAAATGGTCAGGTGATGGAGGTGGGCGCCAGTGCAGCCGTTCTGGGTAACCCGGCCACGGCTATCGCCATGCTTGCCAATCAGCTTGCGGAGCGGGATGAAAAAATTCCGGCCGGCAGCATCATACTTTCTGGAGCAATCACGGCGGCCATTCCGGTGGAGGCAGGTGATAACGTGACCTTGCGCGCTCATGGAATGGGTTCCGTATCCATGCGATTCGTGTGA
- a CDS encoding aromatic ring-hydroxylating dioxygenase subunit alpha, whose product MSTTKSNIIGTDRDYGSLVKEDRVHSSIFTDESVFEDEMERIFHKTWLFALHESEVPKKGDFKLLKLGRFPVIAVRDENEEVQLMINRCRHRGAQVCEATQGNAKSFQCWYHGWTYNTKGDLVGVTGEEAYDKTFDAKEHGLTKVARVGNYRGFIFASHSKEGQSLDDYLGPAKKFIDILIDASPTSEIEVKPGVVSKTMYRGNWKQIGMDGYHPHYVHVSVFKIFSKRESTTGSAVGAIHLEDPFADSSPSLTRGFPNGHAALDFRFQRLPHAKDNTAELQQSEDGRKYVEDMIARYGKEHAEELIAWHGDPHLGVFPNLQLIHDHIRVVIPISSSETQVLMYPVFLKGVGQEINNKRLRSHEAFYGPASNGSPDDAEIFERVQRGLEGDANPWILLGRGINREKSDSDGTVSALISDEITQRAQMQEWKRLMTED is encoded by the coding sequence ATGTCGACTACAAAGAGCAACATCATTGGCACCGATCGTGACTATGGGTCGCTGGTAAAAGAAGACCGGGTTCACAGCTCCATTTTCACGGATGAATCCGTCTTCGAAGACGAGATGGAACGCATCTTTCACAAGACCTGGCTTTTTGCTCTCCACGAGAGTGAGGTGCCCAAGAAGGGTGACTTCAAGTTGTTGAAACTTGGACGTTTTCCTGTGATTGCTGTGCGCGACGAAAATGAAGAAGTTCAACTGATGATCAATCGTTGTCGCCACCGCGGTGCCCAGGTTTGTGAGGCAACACAGGGCAACGCAAAAAGCTTTCAGTGCTGGTACCACGGCTGGACCTACAACACCAAGGGCGACCTGGTTGGTGTGACCGGTGAAGAAGCCTATGACAAAACGTTTGACGCCAAGGAACACGGGCTGACCAAAGTGGCGCGCGTGGGGAATTACAGAGGCTTTATCTTCGCCAGTCATTCGAAGGAAGGTCAGAGCCTGGATGATTATCTTGGTCCTGCCAAAAAATTCATCGATATTCTTATCGACGCGTCACCAACCAGTGAAATTGAAGTCAAGCCCGGTGTCGTCAGTAAAACCATGTATCGCGGCAACTGGAAGCAGATCGGCATGGACGGGTACCACCCCCATTATGTCCACGTGTCTGTCTTTAAAATTTTCAGCAAGCGTGAAAGTACAACAGGCTCAGCAGTTGGCGCTATCCACCTGGAAGACCCGTTTGCAGATAGCTCTCCAAGCCTGACCCGCGGATTCCCGAACGGCCATGCTGCTCTGGATTTCCGTTTCCAGAGACTGCCACATGCCAAAGACAATACCGCCGAACTGCAACAGAGCGAGGATGGCCGCAAGTACGTTGAAGACATGATCGCACGGTATGGCAAAGAGCACGCCGAAGAGCTGATCGCCTGGCATGGTGACCCACATCTTGGTGTCTTCCCGAATCTGCAGCTCATTCACGATCACATCCGTGTTGTGATTCCGATTTCTTCTTCGGAGACCCAGGTACTTATGTATCCGGTTTTCCTGAAAGGCGTTGGTCAGGAAATCAACAACAAGCGTTTGCGTTCTCACGAGGCATTTTACGGCCCGGCTTCCAACGGGTCCCCTGACGATGCGGAAATTTTTGAACGTGTTCAGCGAGGGCTTGAGGGCGATGCGAATCCTTGGATCCTGCTGGGAAGGGGTATTAACCGTGAGAAATCCGATTCGGATGGCACCGTGTCCGCTCTGATCAGTGATGAGATCACTCAGAGAGCCCAGATGCAGGAATGGAAGCGGTTGATGACCGAAGACTGA
- a CDS encoding TAXI family TRAP transporter solute-binding subunit: protein MIKLRKSKVTKYLMGSALLALSMTVGFAGAEPRQDIDDSPVNVTIAGYSSGGQVAVFGEGVVEAVRRTYPDSSIIYEPGNPAGAMEYLKNERRPFALESIVEPKMAYAGRAPFREKYPPGTVTGVLNGSPDVFALKVYGRADFFNEHGVKSFADLVEKEVPMRLSINQPGNLWAREHVRALFSYFGKTMEDVEAWGGELVAQPTGASHDLMRDGRLDVIITGGATPSGRIVELGSVQDLAFVTLSDELVKHVADDLGASVGSIPAGSYDFVDQELATVMSSFMIVAGPAATYEDAYKLAKSMYEQMEHYRSSHRALQKASREQLPNVSYLELHPGAKAFYQEVGLID, encoded by the coding sequence ATGATCAAACTCAGAAAAAGTAAAGTTACAAAATATTTGATGGGAAGTGCTCTATTGGCATTGTCAATGACTGTGGGTTTTGCAGGTGCGGAGCCCCGTCAGGATATTGATGATTCTCCGGTTAACGTTACCATCGCCGGGTATTCCTCCGGCGGCCAGGTGGCTGTCTTTGGAGAGGGCGTTGTCGAGGCGGTGCGCCGAACCTATCCAGACTCCAGTATTATTTACGAGCCCGGAAATCCGGCTGGAGCGATGGAATACCTGAAAAACGAGAGACGGCCTTTTGCTCTGGAAAGTATCGTGGAGCCGAAAATGGCTTATGCTGGCCGAGCGCCATTTCGGGAGAAATACCCGCCTGGCACTGTAACCGGGGTTCTGAACGGTTCTCCCGATGTCTTTGCTTTGAAGGTTTACGGGCGTGCCGATTTTTTCAATGAGCATGGGGTTAAGAGTTTTGCTGATCTTGTTGAGAAAGAAGTCCCGATGAGGTTGTCCATCAATCAGCCTGGCAATCTCTGGGCCCGAGAACATGTTCGTGCTTTGTTTTCCTATTTCGGGAAGACTATGGAAGATGTTGAGGCATGGGGCGGTGAGCTAGTTGCTCAACCAACGGGTGCATCTCACGACCTGATGCGTGATGGCCGTCTTGACGTGATTATAACCGGGGGCGCAACACCTTCTGGCAGGATTGTCGAACTGGGTAGTGTTCAGGATCTCGCTTTTGTCACGCTTTCAGACGAATTGGTCAAGCATGTTGCTGATGATCTTGGTGCCAGCGTTGGTTCCATCCCTGCCGGCTCCTATGATTTTGTAGATCAGGAACTCGCCACTGTCATGAGTAGTTTTATGATTGTTGCCGGACCGGCGGCGACTTATGAGGATGCTTATAAGCTGGCCAAATCCATGTACGAACAGATGGAACACTACCGTTCCTCTCACCGAGCACTGCAAAAGGCGTCTCGCGAACAGCTACCAAATGTTAGCTATCTCGAACTCCATCCAGGTGCGAAGGCTTTTTATCAGGAAGTAGGACTGATTGACTGA